A section of the Halichoerus grypus chromosome 11, mHalGry1.hap1.1, whole genome shotgun sequence genome encodes:
- the DRD2 gene encoding D(2) dopamine receptor isoform X2, which yields MDPLNLSWYDDDLESRNWSRPFNGSEGKPGKPHYNYYAMLLTLLIFVIVFGNVLVCMAVSREKALQTTTNYLIVSLAVADLLVATLVMPWVVYLEVVGEWKFSRIHCDIFVTLDVMMCTASILNLCAISIDSSKRRVTVMIAVVWVLSFTISCPLLFGLNNTDQNECIIANPAFVVYSSIVSFYVPFIVTLLVYIKIYIVLRRRRKRVNTKRSSRAFRANLKAPLKGNCTHPEDMKLCTVIMKSNGSFPVNRRRADAARRAQELEMEMLSSTSPPERTRYSPIPPSHHQMTLPDPSHHGLHSTADSPAKPEKNGHAKDHPKIAKIFEIQSMPNGKTRTSLKTMSRRKLSQQKEKKATQMLAIVLGVFIICWLPFFITHILNIHCDCNIPPVLYSAFTWLGYVNSAVNPIIYTTFNIEFRKAFMKILHC from the exons ATGGATCCACTGAACCTGTCCTGGTACGATGATGATCTGGAGAGCCGGAACTGGAGCCGGCCCTTCAATGGGTCCGAAGGCAAGCCCGGCAAGCCCCACTACAACTACTACGCCatgctgctcaccctgctcatCTTTGTCATCGTCTTCGGCAACGTGCTGGTGTGCATGGCCGTGTCCCGCGAGAAGGCGCTGCAGACCACCACCAACTACCTGATCGTCAGCCTCGCAGTGGCCGACCTCCTGGTGGCCACGCTCGTCATGCCGTGGGTCGTCTACCTGGAG GTGGTGGGCGAGTGGAAATTCAGCAGGATTCACTGTGACATCTTTGTCACTCTGGACGTCATGATGTGCACGGCAAGCATCCTGAACCTGTGTGCCATCAGCATCGACAG CTCCAAGCGCCGCGTCACCGTCATGATCGCCGTCGTCTGGGTCCTGTCCTTCACCATCTCTTGCCCGCTGCTCTTCGGACTCAACAACACAG ACCAGAACGAGTGCATAATCGCCAACCCTGCCTTCGTGGTGTACTCCTCCATCGTCTCCTTCTACGTGCCCTTCATCGTCACCCTGCTGGTCTACATCAAGATCTACATCGTCCTCCGCAGGCGCCGCAAGCGGGTCAACACGAAGCGGAGCAGCCGGGCTTTCAGGGCCAACCTGAAGGCCCCGCTCAAG GGCAACTGCACTCACCCCGAGGACATGAAACTCTGCACCGTTATCATGAAGTCCAATGGGAGTTTCCCAGTGAACAGGCGGAGAGCG GACGCTGCCCGCCGAGCCCAGGAACTGGAGATGGAGATGCTGTCCAGCACCAGCCCCCCCGAGAGGACCCGGTACAGTCCCATACCACCCAGCCACCACCAGATGACCCTCCCCGACCCGTCCCACCATGGCCTCCACAGCACTGCCGACAGCCCCGCCAAACCAGAGAAGAATGGGCATGCCAAAGACCACCCCAAGATTGCCAAGATCTTTGAGATCCAGTCCATGCCCAACGGCAAAACCCGGACCTCTCTCAAGACCATGAGCCGCAGGAAGCTCTCccagcagaaggagaagaaagccacccagatgctcgcCATTGTTCTCG GCGTGTTCATCATCTGCTGGCTGCCCTTCTTCATCACCCACATCCTGAACATACACTGTGACTGCAACATCCCGCCCGTCTTGTACAGCGCCTTCACGTGGCTGGGCTATGTCAACAGCGCCGTGAACCCCATCATCTACACCACCTTCAACATTGAGTTCCGCAAGGCCTTCATGAAGATCCTGCACTGCTGA
- the DRD2 gene encoding D(2) dopamine receptor isoform X3 produces the protein MDPLNLSWYDDDLESRNWSRPFNGSEGKPGKPHYNYYAMLLTLLIFVIVFGNVLVCMAVSREKALQTTTNYLIVSLAVADLLVATLVMPWVVYLEVVGEWKFSRIHCDIFVTLDVMMCTASILNLCAISIDRYTAVAMPMLYNTRYSSKRRVTVMIAVVWVLSFTISCPLLFGLNNTDQNECIIANPAFVVYSSIVSFYVPFIVTLLVYIKIYIVLRRRRKRVNTKRSSRAFRANLKAPLKDAARRAQELEMEMLSSTSPPERTRYSPIPPSHHQMTLPDPSHHGLHSTADSPAKPEKNGHAKDHPKIAKIFEIQSMPNGKTRTSLKTMSRRKLSQQKEKKATQMLAIVLGVFIICWLPFFITHILNIHCDCNIPPVLYSAFTWLGYVNSAVNPIIYTTFNIEFRKAFMKILHC, from the exons ATGGATCCACTGAACCTGTCCTGGTACGATGATGATCTGGAGAGCCGGAACTGGAGCCGGCCCTTCAATGGGTCCGAAGGCAAGCCCGGCAAGCCCCACTACAACTACTACGCCatgctgctcaccctgctcatCTTTGTCATCGTCTTCGGCAACGTGCTGGTGTGCATGGCCGTGTCCCGCGAGAAGGCGCTGCAGACCACCACCAACTACCTGATCGTCAGCCTCGCAGTGGCCGACCTCCTGGTGGCCACGCTCGTCATGCCGTGGGTCGTCTACCTGGAG GTGGTGGGCGAGTGGAAATTCAGCAGGATTCACTGTGACATCTTTGTCACTCTGGACGTCATGATGTGCACGGCAAGCATCCTGAACCTGTGTGCCATCAGCATCGACAG GTACACAGCCGTGGCCATGCCCATGCTCTACAACACCCGCTACAGCTCCAAGCGCCGCGTCACCGTCATGATCGCCGTCGTCTGGGTCCTGTCCTTCACCATCTCTTGCCCGCTGCTCTTCGGACTCAACAACACAG ACCAGAACGAGTGCATAATCGCCAACCCTGCCTTCGTGGTGTACTCCTCCATCGTCTCCTTCTACGTGCCCTTCATCGTCACCCTGCTGGTCTACATCAAGATCTACATCGTCCTCCGCAGGCGCCGCAAGCGGGTCAACACGAAGCGGAGCAGCCGGGCTTTCAGGGCCAACCTGAAGGCCCCGCTCAAG GACGCTGCCCGCCGAGCCCAGGAACTGGAGATGGAGATGCTGTCCAGCACCAGCCCCCCCGAGAGGACCCGGTACAGTCCCATACCACCCAGCCACCACCAGATGACCCTCCCCGACCCGTCCCACCATGGCCTCCACAGCACTGCCGACAGCCCCGCCAAACCAGAGAAGAATGGGCATGCCAAAGACCACCCCAAGATTGCCAAGATCTTTGAGATCCAGTCCATGCCCAACGGCAAAACCCGGACCTCTCTCAAGACCATGAGCCGCAGGAAGCTCTCccagcagaaggagaagaaagccacccagatgctcgcCATTGTTCTCG GCGTGTTCATCATCTGCTGGCTGCCCTTCTTCATCACCCACATCCTGAACATACACTGTGACTGCAACATCCCGCCCGTCTTGTACAGCGCCTTCACGTGGCTGGGCTATGTCAACAGCGCCGTGAACCCCATCATCTACACCACCTTCAACATTGAGTTCCGCAAGGCCTTCATGAAGATCCTGCACTGCTGA
- the DRD2 gene encoding D(2) dopamine receptor isoform X1, with protein MDPLNLSWYDDDLESRNWSRPFNGSEGKPGKPHYNYYAMLLTLLIFVIVFGNVLVCMAVSREKALQTTTNYLIVSLAVADLLVATLVMPWVVYLEVVGEWKFSRIHCDIFVTLDVMMCTASILNLCAISIDRYTAVAMPMLYNTRYSSKRRVTVMIAVVWVLSFTISCPLLFGLNNTDQNECIIANPAFVVYSSIVSFYVPFIVTLLVYIKIYIVLRRRRKRVNTKRSSRAFRANLKAPLKGNCTHPEDMKLCTVIMKSNGSFPVNRRRADAARRAQELEMEMLSSTSPPERTRYSPIPPSHHQMTLPDPSHHGLHSTADSPAKPEKNGHAKDHPKIAKIFEIQSMPNGKTRTSLKTMSRRKLSQQKEKKATQMLAIVLGVFIICWLPFFITHILNIHCDCNIPPVLYSAFTWLGYVNSAVNPIIYTTFNIEFRKAFMKILHC; from the exons ATGGATCCACTGAACCTGTCCTGGTACGATGATGATCTGGAGAGCCGGAACTGGAGCCGGCCCTTCAATGGGTCCGAAGGCAAGCCCGGCAAGCCCCACTACAACTACTACGCCatgctgctcaccctgctcatCTTTGTCATCGTCTTCGGCAACGTGCTGGTGTGCATGGCCGTGTCCCGCGAGAAGGCGCTGCAGACCACCACCAACTACCTGATCGTCAGCCTCGCAGTGGCCGACCTCCTGGTGGCCACGCTCGTCATGCCGTGGGTCGTCTACCTGGAG GTGGTGGGCGAGTGGAAATTCAGCAGGATTCACTGTGACATCTTTGTCACTCTGGACGTCATGATGTGCACGGCAAGCATCCTGAACCTGTGTGCCATCAGCATCGACAG GTACACAGCCGTGGCCATGCCCATGCTCTACAACACCCGCTACAGCTCCAAGCGCCGCGTCACCGTCATGATCGCCGTCGTCTGGGTCCTGTCCTTCACCATCTCTTGCCCGCTGCTCTTCGGACTCAACAACACAG ACCAGAACGAGTGCATAATCGCCAACCCTGCCTTCGTGGTGTACTCCTCCATCGTCTCCTTCTACGTGCCCTTCATCGTCACCCTGCTGGTCTACATCAAGATCTACATCGTCCTCCGCAGGCGCCGCAAGCGGGTCAACACGAAGCGGAGCAGCCGGGCTTTCAGGGCCAACCTGAAGGCCCCGCTCAAG GGCAACTGCACTCACCCCGAGGACATGAAACTCTGCACCGTTATCATGAAGTCCAATGGGAGTTTCCCAGTGAACAGGCGGAGAGCG GACGCTGCCCGCCGAGCCCAGGAACTGGAGATGGAGATGCTGTCCAGCACCAGCCCCCCCGAGAGGACCCGGTACAGTCCCATACCACCCAGCCACCACCAGATGACCCTCCCCGACCCGTCCCACCATGGCCTCCACAGCACTGCCGACAGCCCCGCCAAACCAGAGAAGAATGGGCATGCCAAAGACCACCCCAAGATTGCCAAGATCTTTGAGATCCAGTCCATGCCCAACGGCAAAACCCGGACCTCTCTCAAGACCATGAGCCGCAGGAAGCTCTCccagcagaaggagaagaaagccacccagatgctcgcCATTGTTCTCG GCGTGTTCATCATCTGCTGGCTGCCCTTCTTCATCACCCACATCCTGAACATACACTGTGACTGCAACATCCCGCCCGTCTTGTACAGCGCCTTCACGTGGCTGGGCTATGTCAACAGCGCCGTGAACCCCATCATCTACACCACCTTCAACATTGAGTTCCGCAAGGCCTTCATGAAGATCCTGCACTGCTGA